In Phycisphaerales bacterium, the sequence AGGCGTGGTACCTCCTCGCGGAGCCGTCTGACTTGCCGATCATCGAGGTCGCGTTCCTCAACGGGAACGAGTCACCCACCGTGGAGACCGCGGAGGCGGATTTCAACATGCTTGGCATCCGGATGCGTGGCTACCACGACTTCGGCGTCAACCTGCAGGACCCGCGCGGCGGCGTGAAGAGCAAGGGCGAGGTGTAAGCCATGCCCGTGCAGGGAAGCACAGGTGCTGGGGGGCTCGGCGGCGAGCTCCCCAGCGAGCTCGGAAGCGGCATCGATCAGCAATCGGGCATCGACATCGATGGCCCACCAACAGATGGAGGTTCAGGAATGGCTTCAGGACCAGCAAAGTTCGTTCAGGAAGGCGGCTCGATCGACTACACCCCCGGCGCAGACGTGCTCGTCGGCGCGGTGGTGGTGCAGGCCGACCTCATCGGCGTCACGCAGGCCCCGATCAAGGCGGGCCAGTTGGGATCGATCGCCGTCACCGGCGTGTTCGACTTCAACAAGGCGGTCGGCGCGGGCAGCGCCATCCCCGCGGGCACGCTCACGTACTGGGATTCGGCTGCCCAGAACGCTACCAAGAACGCGGCCGCCGGCGCGAACAAGCTGATCGGCAAGGCGGTGAAGGCCACCGTCGACGCCGACACGATCGTTCGCGTTCGCCTGCAGCAATAAGGAGCACCTGTGGGCGACCTGCTCGATCGCGGCGCGGCGTTCCTGGATGCCCAGCGTCACCAGCACCTCTCGCGCCCGGTCCTTTACCGGCGAGGCACGGACGAGAAGGAAGTCCAAGCCACCATCGGCAAGACCGAGTTCGAGCAGGCTGACGACGCGGGCCTCATTCACCGAGTGGAGTCGCGTGATTTCCTCGTGCGGACCGGGGACCTGGATCTGGGCGCTGGCCCGATCCTCCCGCGGGCGGGCGATCAGGTGCGAGAGACGGTCGGATTGAGCGTGTTCGTGTACGAAGTCAATGCGCCGGGAGGGCAGCCGCCGTTCCGCTACAGCGACCCGTACCGCAGGGTTCTTCGGATTCACACCAAGCACATCGCAACGGAGTGACGA encodes:
- a CDS encoding DUF2190 family protein, whose protein sequence is MASGPAKFVQEGGSIDYTPGADVLVGAVVVQADLIGVTQAPIKAGQLGSIAVTGVFDFNKAVGAGSAIPAGTLTYWDSAAQNATKNAAAGANKLIGKAVKATVDADTIVRVRLQQ